In Blautia wexlerae DSM 19850, a single window of DNA contains:
- a CDS encoding deoxycytidylate deaminase: MDANHKRTDYLSWDEYFMGVAMMSGMRSKDPNSQVGACIVSEDNKILSMGYNGFPKGCSDDEFPWAREGDSLHTKYFYVTHSELNAILNYRGGSLEGAKLYVSLFPCNECAKAIIQAGIKTIVYDCDKYADTPAVLASKRMLDAAGVRYYKYNRTGRKITIEV; encoded by the coding sequence ATGGATGCAAATCATAAACGCACAGATTATTTATCATGGGATGAATATTTTATGGGAGTTGCCATGATGTCAGGGATGCGTTCCAAGGATCCGAATTCTCAGGTAGGAGCCTGTATTGTGAGTGAGGATAATAAAATCCTGTCCATGGGCTATAATGGTTTTCCAAAGGGCTGTTCAGATGATGAATTTCCATGGGCGAGAGAGGGTGACAGTCTTCATACGAAATATTTTTATGTGACCCACAGTGAGCTGAATGCGATCCTTAATTACAGGGGAGGAAGTCTGGAAGGTGCAAAGCTTTATGTTTCCCTTTTTCCATGTAATGAATGTGCCAAGGCAATTATTCAGGCAGGTATTAAGACGATTGTCTATGACTGCGATAAATATGCAGACACGCCGGCAGTGCTCGCTTCCAAGAGAATGCTGGATGCAGCCGGGGTCCGTTATTATAAATATAACCGGACAGGACGTAAGATTACAATAGAAGTGTGA
- the rpiB gene encoding ribose 5-phosphate isomerase B: protein MIALGCDHGGYELKQEIKKYLDEKGIEYKDYGCDSLDSVDYPVYAKKVAHAILDGECEKGILICGTGIGISITANKFKGIRAAVCTDCFTAEATRLHNDANILALGGRVVGPGLALKIVDTFLNTPFSNDERHIRRINQIETE, encoded by the coding sequence ATGATAGCTTTAGGATGTGATCACGGTGGATATGAATTAAAACAGGAGATTAAGAAATATCTGGATGAGAAAGGAATTGAATATAAAGATTATGGATGTGACAGTCTGGATTCCGTAGATTATCCGGTATATGCAAAGAAGGTTGCACATGCAATTCTTGACGGCGAATGTGAGAAGGGAATCCTGATCTGCGGAACAGGTATCGGAATTTCCATTACAGCAAACAAGTTTAAAGGAATCAGAGCTGCAGTCTGCACAGATTGTTTTACAGCAGAGGCTACAAGACTTCACAATGATGCCAATATCCTTGCACTTGGCGGAAGAGTGGTAGGACCTGGGCTGGCATTGAAGATTGTGGATACATTTTTGAATACACCGTTTTCCAACGATGAGAGACATATCAGAAGAATTAATCAGATAGAGACTGAATAA